In Balaenoptera acutorostrata chromosome 3, mBalAcu1.1, whole genome shotgun sequence, the genomic stretch aTCTCACCACTAAtgacatatacatgtattcatgCATGTATTTATGCATaggcatgtatatatatgtaatgtatgtatatttttgtagTTGTATTAGCAGAAGTTGTGATAAATTCACACTTTTCCACCTATGATCCCTTGATCCCAAGAGTTAGCTAGGATTTGGAATGTAGTCTGTGGCCCTGACAGAGTAATTATGTCCTAATTACTGTCCTGCCTGTAGACCTAACCTGTGGTGCTTGTCCCAGTGAGTCTCTTGGTCCTGATGTTATAAGTATGTCACCTGGAGACTGCTCTCATTGAAAAGCCTTCCTCTTCATTATCCAGACTATGCCACCTGCCTTGGCTTCCTACACTGTGTAAAGAAGGGTTTGAATTGCACTATCCAAAATCTCTTCATTCCATGGTTCTATTAAACAATCTTTCTATGCAGGTTTTCACTCTTTTGGTTGGACATTGTTGCTTCTACCTCCTGGACTGTCAGTCTGGATAAATAATAGCGCTTAGTTTTGCAGCTAGTAggatttttatgtgatttttacccccctttttttttcattttttaaccttTTCTGTTATCGATTTTCCACATGTCCAggtcataatatatatatatatatatatatatatatatatatatatatatatatatatatatagtatatttgaCAGGGAAAATATCTGGAGAAGAGACCAGTAAGGTTTCTATTTCAGTAGTTCAAAATTACATGATGAGTTGAGTGAAGAAAAAGATAAGAGGAGAGCAAGCTCAAGATGATTACAAAGTTTTGTGtctaggaaaaaggaaaaatgatagcGCCAACAAAGCATGATGAGTCTGAACCGATGATAGTGGTAAATCCAAGTAGAGGTGAGGGCTGctaaaaaaacataataataatacgACTAGAACCCAGTTGAGTCATTAAGGCTTGGGATAGAGGAGAGGTGAGCTTTCTGAAGAGGATCATGAAGCAAAGTAAGAGAAGAACATGGGCAACACAGAATTAGGCATAGAAGATTCATATAGTCCAACACACTTATTGGTATTGAACCTACACCCCCAGTTCTATCCAGTTCCTGAGTTAACCTTGAAAAGATGAGTGCAGGTGTGTAAATTCCACCCTCACCCACAAAGGAGGTTGAAGGAAGAGTCGGGGCAGGTAGTAGGGGAGTACCTACACCTTGGTTCATTATCTGATTTACCAAAGATAAGAATCCTACATCTCTAGGAACTCACCAGACTGTAGCCTAATCCCTGGATTGCCTGCTCTGTAGGAATGATTTCTGTCCCAATTCCCGATCCTAACTCTACTTCCCTTCTGGGGTCGAAATACTACCCTGAATCTCAGTGCACTTGCCCAGGGCCCCAGCTCATTGCCTTGCCTGTATCAGGCCCCTCTCACTGAAGAGTGGTCCAAGAGCAAGACCAGTGTCCTGCTTCACATCAGAAACCTCCTCCTGTCTTCTCATTCTAACCACAATTTCAAAAatggacttccctcgtggtccagtggtgaagactccgtgcttcccctgcagggggcatgggtttcgCATGCCGTGGGGTGcagctgaaaaacaaaaaacaaacaaaaaaactaagtaATGAAAGCTAGGGCCTTCTGCAGCTAACTACCCCCATCTACATAATTTTGGAACCTTGGCTGTCAGCTCTACCTGGGATGGCAGCACACCCTCTTGGACACTATGATTTGACTTTCTGCCACCTCTTTGGATTGGAGAAGTAAGAAGAGTAGGAGAGTGTGCTTTCTCTGGAGCCAGGGAAGGAGAAATTTTTAGGGTAAAAGCCAGTTTTCAAGCCAGCCAATTCCTGCagaaagatgaaggaaaatgagGACAGCCTTAGATTGTTTGATTTGGTGAGAAGTAGGTCATGGTGACAATGAAGGAGGATGGTTTCAGTAGTGTGGTGGAGACAGAAACCAAATTACAAGGGATAGTGAATGTTTTTTACAATAGAGAAACTCAGACAAGAATGATTCAGTCATGGTGAAACCTTTATTTAAGCCTGTCTTTGCATACAAATCACAAAGAGCCTGTTCACAGAAGTTCACCCTCAAGACTCAATCCTCGTAGTTTCTCAGTGCTTCTGATTTCCTTCTTCCCTGTCTTCTTCaatctttcttctctgttctcttATATAGCCTACTTACCCCTCCTCATTTTCAACTATGTTCCTAAACAGAGATATAGAAAAAAAccttaataaaataatgaaatctcaaaacaataaacaaacacatgTCAAGTCTCTCCTGGCCAGGATGAAGAAAGATGCGAGGGAGGCTCCCTCATCTCACCCTTAGCAGCATGAGAATCTAAATAAGCAAGGGTAAGAGAAAATTGACCTGTACAAAGAACTGGCCCTTCTTTGCCTTAAGCTGCTCAGGGGTCAGAAGTGGAAATACCACACAGGAAAGACGTAGGGGAGTTGTGGAGGAAGAGAACATACAATTAGGTGAAAGCCACTGTCTTCAGGAAGGCTCCAGGGAAGAGAGTAGGCTGGAACAGCAGGAGAATTCTGTGAAGAATCCCTGGAATACTGACTTCCCCTTTGCTCTGGAGACACAGGGCACCACACGCCCCATTTGCTTCTTTCCTCTGACTGGAatgcctccctccttctctgaCTGGTGAGTTTCCAGGAAGCCTTCAAGATCCAGTTCAATCTACACCCATCTGATGATGCCTTCCTAACAGAAGTCTTCCCTGGACAGAgttccctcctccatcctctgGGCTCTCATATCTTCAACTACGAGGCATGTGAGGTACGCAGCTCTCGTGAGAGGTATGAGGCAAGTGTCCATACCTCTAAGTCCACTGTAAAACTTGTATTTGCTTACAAGTCTGTGTGCTGGTCGGGAGCTCCCTGACCTTGGGATGCTTAGTGCCTCACATCGCACCCAGCACACAGTAGATAATTAATAACTgtgagggagaaaggagaaaagatagaAGAGagcaaaaaaagggaaggaaaagcagggtggaggaagagagagaggaaacatcTGACTCAACTTTCCCTGGCCAAGAAAAAGGGAAGTGGATTCCAAAAACtctggaagaaagggacagaggaagAAACCACTTTTCTGGGCCTCCTCTGCTTCTCACTCTTCTCTCTGCCACTTCCTCTCACAACTTAGCACCTCACACCACACTGTACTGTTTTCTCTGCTGATTCCTCAATTCACcccaaagggaaggaaagaagccagCCAGGCTCCTGACTTCTCCCACCCCATGCCCTCAAATCCTGTTTCATCCCTTTACCGCCATGGgcgcctccctccttcccctcctcgtCTTCCCCGCCTGCAGCACTCCCACCTCGTCGCCCTGGCATCTCGGGCCCCTGTGCTGTGCCGGGTCCAGACAGGAGCGTCCTCCTCAGATTGAAAACCAAGAGGCTCTTAGGGGCAGCCTGTGGTGTATGGCTGAGGAAACGCTAGACTGGGTCTACAAGTTTACCTGAGAAAGAACATTGTCAAGAGGGTCTGGGTGTCCCAGGGATTGGAGAGTAAAGAGAAGCAGCAATCGCAGTCCTTCCCCCACACTCCTCAACTCTTTCACGGATGGCCTCTCcacgtttttctccttcatccacTGATCAGAATATCATTTTCCCAACTGACCTCACATGGCCCCTACACCTTGGCTATTGACGCTTCCTGACTGTCTGCCCAGCCAGATGCACTTTCCCCACCAAGAATCTAAACCTTGTACAGTTGCCCCTGGGTCTCCTCTCCTTACCTAGGTATTCAGCTGCCTCTCCTTCCCCAACGCTCTTCCCCTAGGGATTCCAGAACCACCTTTTCCTCAATGCAGATCATATATACAAAAGCGCTGTGTGAGTTGTAAAGCACTGTGCTAGAATGAAATACGATCATGAATAAAGCCTTCTCTTTATCCCTGCCCCCATCATTTCTATCCTCTCAAAATGTTTCTTATCCCTTCCTCACGCCATCCACTGCCGCTGCCCCTTCACCTGCCAGGTTTAGTTTTGTGTCCTGTGGGAACCAAAGCTATTTGCTGCACGGTGGGCTGTGTCAGGATGCAGGCAGGCATCTCAGCCCGAGGCCTCGGCAGAGTTCCCAGGCACAGCCATCGGCCCAGGCCAGGACAGAAGGCGTGGATAAGGTGGGAGGGGGCGTAAGTACGGTGGCTGTAGCCCCCCAGCACCAGTAGCTCCCCCTGCAGCACAGCGCCTGCAGCCCCGACATGGGGCGAGGGCAGGGGGGTCAGGTGAGTCCAGCTATCAGTCCTTGGTTCATAGGCCTCAAAGCTCAGCAGGTCCCCAGTCTCACCTAGCCCACCCGCTACATACAGCCGCCCACCCAGAGCAGCCATGACGTGGCCAGCCCGAGGTACCCCCATAGGGCTCAGAAGTGTCCCCGGCTTCTCAAGTCTGGGGTCATAGTGCAGCAACGAGGCCAGGTACTGGCCAGTCCCGCTGCAGCCGCCGCTCACGTACAGCTGGCCCTCCAATACAGCAGCTGCGTGGGCAAAGCGTGGTGCTGGAAGCGCAGGTGCCGGCCTGTGGGAGAACAGGGCACGTGCTCAGGCAACAGTCATCTTCAGTTCTCCTCTTCCAAGACTCCTAGCCTCTCCCTGATGCCTGAAACACCCCCTTCCCTGCTCACCTCCACATATTGAGCTTGGGGCTGTAAGTCTCCACAGAGCTGAGGGCCGCACCACTGTCTCGTCCACCCAGGGCATAAAGCAGTCCATCCAGCGCCACCAGGGGGAAAAAGCTCCGAGCCTGGCACAAAGGTGCCATCTCCTCCCAATCCCCTTGACTGGGGTCCCACCTGGAAACAGTGGGACAAGAGATGGGAAGAGTGACCCTGGGAGTCTGCGGTTGGCTGAGCTGCCAACCTCCCTTGGGACCGGCCGCTCTCAGGGGCCCATACCTGAGAGTTGAAGCCAGGGTGTTAGAGTGGCCGTAGAAATCCTGTCCGCCACACACGTAGAGCTCACTTCCGGCTAGGCTCGCAGCCCCGTGCCGAAAGCGCCcgggggcaggcagggcaggcagcTGTCCCCACTCCACGGTTCGCACCAGTCCTACGCCGCAGCGAAAGGCCCGGGCCCACCACACTCCTCGGGACGGCTGTCTCATGGCCATGTCTGATCTGAGCCCGTCCCCGCCAATCACTACTAGTGCCTGGTCAGGCTCCCTCCGCCTCTCTTGTCCTGGAACCTCAGCCTCCACCATCAGCTGACGCAGCAAGTCCGGGCTCAAGGGTGGAGGCAGCCCGGCGGCCCGTACCCTCCGCAGCTCCCTGGTGGACATACGGCCAAAGCGGACGCATCCAAGCAGGGCCTTGGCCTCTGACTCCTGGGTGTCAGGGTTGGCAGCTAGCCAACGCCGTGCAGCCGCAAAGGCCTCGAACTCCTCCAGCAAGTGTAGCTCGTCGCTGTCCAGGAGCTCAGCCAGGCAGGCGAGCGGTAAAGACGGGAAAGTGGAACACAAAGCCACAGCAGGCAGGTGAGTAAGGAGGTAGTGACGGGCTTTGCTCCAGAGACTCTCCAGCCCAGGGGCTTCAGCCATGGGGATCAGGGCCAGGCAACGGGCAGGGTTGAGGCCTTGTGCCAAGGCTCTCTGGCACAGAGCCAGGCAGGAAGAGCTCTGGTACCGCAGAGCAGCCTGGGCGGCTCTCAGCAGTCCTGGCCACCTTGCCCGCACAACCCCAGAGTAGGCAAAGGAGACAAGGAGTTGCAGGTCCTGGGCAGAGATGGTATGCAGAGACACCTCTGTGCCCTGGGATTCCCTCATCCCGCTCAGGAGCATGGCCCCGAAGAACTCACTGCCACAGGCGAGGGCTGCTCGGTGCACTGTAAGAGGGAGAAGCAGAGGGGGACTCAGAGTGTTGCAAACTGCGAGGCACTCTTCTGACTTCACAGCCCCAACTTTGGGCCAACCACCCAAGACCACAGGCCAAACCACGGTATATGCACCAGAACCACGTGGAGTGCTTGTTACGTGAAGGTTTCACGGAcccacctccagagattctgattcagtagctctAGACGGAGACCCTAGGAATTTGTGTTTTAACATATTCAAGCACCCTGCATGATTCTCATGTTAGTGGCCTGAAGACACTTTGAAAAACATTGCTTTAGTCTTTTTGATGCAGGCCAATTAGAGAAAGGGTCTTGATCAGTCAAGTGAAGATGCTACAGAGAACATTTGCTAAGAGGGGGTACAAAATAAACTGCAAAGACCAATGTGCAACTTATATAGGTCTTTCTATATTGTACACAGAATAAAGTTCTTTCCTCTACAATTATAAGAGCCACTGACATCAGCCATTCTGCTAGTCAGATTTTACTCAGAAAGTGGTACAACCCTCAGCAATGGCTGTGACCCACACTCATCTAACTGCCATCTTCTCTTACCCAAGATTTACTGCTTGTAAACTGGAAACCTTCAAAATCACCTACTTCAATTGCTCCTTTTAAGATATGGAAACTGAGTGAAAGGGAGTGATTTATTTTCTATCTCCATGCAGTGGCTGTCTGGGCAGATCACTGTAACTGATGTCAGGCTGCAATGAGCATACTTGTGTATCAGTTCCCTGCTTATCTGCATGGCCCTTGTGACTCTGAAAATGTCCCATTCAAAAATGCTATTAAATAACTAGACCTTATATGCTCCCTAATGTAACTCAATTTGAGGCAGTTGGCATCAAGTATGGAGTATCCTGACCAAAATATTTAACCGAAATCTAATCAAACCTTCAGATCTAAATTCAAGTTTATAGGAAACTGAGAGGCTAAAAGAATGAGTTAAACAAAACCATGAGGGAAAATGCTTACAAATCTAGAACATGGAGCATTCTATAGGACAACTAATCTTGTTTCTTCAATAAGTcataaaaaaagggagagaggactGTACGAGAGTAAAGGAAGCTTAAGAGACATATATCTGAGCTCAGTGCAACCTTGATTGGCTCCTGGGTtgaacagagcagctctaaaagACACTTTTTCGGACATGTGGGAAAATTTCAATGTGGACTAGGCgatattaagaaataattgttAGTTTTGTTAGAtatgataaagaaattgtggttaCATGAGAAAATATCCTCTTTTAGAGAGACACATACCCAAGTATTTGTGAGTGAAATGTCTGAGATTTACTTTAAACttcagcaaaaaataaagaaagaaatgaaagaaatatagtaaaatgttaattgttAAGTCTGGGTGATGGGTGTTTGAGTGTTCATcttaatattctcttttctttgctaTGTTTGAAATCCTTCATAACAGAAAAgaggggaggacttccctggtggcacagtagttaagaatccgcctgccaacgcaggagacacgggttcgatgcctggtccaggaagatcccacatgccacggagcagctaagcccgtgtgccacaactactgagcccacatgccacaactactgaagcccgtgcacctagagcccgtgcttcacaacacgagaagccaccgcaatgaaaagcccgtgtaccgcaacaaagagtagccccacccgctgcaactagagaaagcctgcgcacagcaatgaagacccaacacagccaaacattaattaattaattaattaattttaaaaaagaaaaagaggggaaatgCTGCTAGAAGTCCTCTCAGGCAGGTCACACAGACCCAAGCTCCCAGTGAGGCTTATGAACCTCAGGCTGCTTTGATCAGTTGCAGCATGTTCACCTCTCTCAAAGGGCAGGTGATGTTGGCGTGGCTTTCCACTGTCTTTTTGAGCAGTAGGTAGTAGGTTGGTGCTTCCCAAGCAGTAAACATTAGTGACAGCTTTCACGTACATATTGCCTGAGAAAATCTGCATTCCGTAAAGCAGGTAAGCCATCTCATCTTCCATACCATCAATCAGCCTATAGCTCAgagccactgacaaaggattcacaGCCACTTGTATTTTGTGCCCCTTCTCACTCATCATTATTCCTTAGAATTTTAAGTGACAGGTTCCCACCATTAAGTTGGAATGTTTCTTAAAGGAAGTGAAAGCAGTGATATTGAATACAAGGATGTTTAAATTCCAAACCCTAGTGAGAATTTTATaactatgaaattttaaattcccCCTCCATCTAGTGCTATTGGAAATGATAACATACACTTTAGAagtctgttatggactgaatgtttgtgttccccgcccccaccaaattcatatgttgaagccctgatcTCCAACGTGATAGTATCtgtaggtggggcctttgggaggtaattatgtATGAGAGTAgaaaccctcatgaatgggattagtgcccttataagaggagaCATGAGAGAGAtgatctccctctctctctgccatgtgaagatacagtgagaaggtggccatctacaaaccaGAAAGAGGGCCCTAACCAGAAGCTGACCTTGCTGACACCCTGGCAGCCTCCAGagccatgagaaataaatttctattgttaaaccacccagtctatggcatttttgttatagcagcccaagctgactaagataGGATCCTTTTCCTTTGGGGCGTCCCAGAAGCACTTTGGGTCCCAGTCATTCCTCCAATGAGCagtagctatgtgactttggactTGTCTTAAAGACTGATTTCCTTAGCAATAAAGTGTAAGAGCTGAACTAGATAATATCTAAACGAATCCCTTTTAATGTTAAACTTTTATGTGTCTGCACTCTGGCTCCATTTGCCAGGTGCTATGTGTCTTTGACTTGACTGCATAGGAGGCAATGCATGGCCTAGTGAGAGCAGACTGGGTTAGTGGATGTGGGCCTGTATCCTGGTTTTCACCTGTTAACATCTCTGAATTTAATATTCTTTATCTGCACCCAGGGATAATGATATCTAACTCACTAGTTTTCAGTGAGATGAAAAGAGATGGCATGTGTAAAAGAAATTCCTGGTACCCAAGTACCTCACTAAATGTTAGTAGAATCTGAATAAATCTCAACTTATTCAACCCTCTTCAGCTTT encodes the following:
- the KLHL33 gene encoding kelch-like protein 33 isoform X1, translating into MSISDSAHRPSDPEQVSLPVQKDGLGLPLPTRRTPSWPPSLDEDPGLPPFPLEEPGPRPMAPGSLPSPALSLEKEEEEEEDEDGEDAEDPEELRSEEHPSQFFAEAQRLREQRLLLDEDVSVGGRVYGVHRVILAAVSSLFRGRLLGSRGLQHPLSLDVTPGAWEAMLTFAYEGVLGPAPRGDVLVAAEALGAPRVKAAAQWGREGAGSTWEDEKQPSQAEELRENLRTMELLYQQGIGCDLELEAGGCRLRVHRAALACGSEFFGAMLLSGMRESQGTEVSLHTISAQDLQLLVSFAYSGVVRARWPGLLRAAQAALRYQSSSCLALCQRALAQGLNPARCLALIPMAEAPGLESLWSKARHYLLTHLPAVALCSTFPSLPLACLAELLDSDELHLLEEFEAFAAARRWLAANPDTQESEAKALLGCVRFGRMSTRELRRVRAAGLPPPLSPDLLRQLMVEAEVPGQERRREPDQALVVIGGDGLRSDMAMRQPSRGVWWARAFRCGVGLVRTVEWGQLPALPAPGRFRHGAASLAGSELYVCGGQDFYGHSNTLASTLRWDPSQGDWEEMAPLCQARSFFPLVALDGLLYALGGRDSGAALSSVETYSPKLNMWRPAPALPAPRFAHAAAVLEGQLNIVENEEG
- the KLHL33 gene encoding kelch-like protein 33 isoform X2; its protein translation is MSISDSAHRPSDPEQVSLPVQKDGLGLPLPTRRTPSWPPSLDEDPGLPPFPLEEPGPRPMAPGSLPSPALSLEKEEEEEEDEDGEDAEDPEELRSEEHPSQFFAEAQRLREQRLLLDEDVSVGGRVYGVHRVILAAVSSLFRGRLLGSRGLQHPLSLDVTPGAWEAMLTFAYEGVLGPAPRGDVLVAAEALGAPRVKAAAQWGREGAGSTWEDEKQPSQAEELRENLRTMELLYQQGIGCDLELEAGGCRLRVHRAALACGSEFFGAMLLSGMRESQGTEVSLHTISAQDLQLLVSFAYSGVVRARWPGLLRAAQAALRYQSSSCLALCQRALAQGLNPARCLALIPMAEAPGLESLWSKARHYLLTHLPAVALCSTFPSLPLACLAELLDSDELHLLEEFEAFAAARRWLAANPDTQESEAKALLGCVRFGRMSTRELRRVRAAGLPPPLSPDLLRQLMVEAEVPGQERRREPDQALVVIGGDGLRSDMAMRQPSRGVWWARAFRCGVGLVRTVEWGQLPALPAPGRFRHGAASLAGSELYVCGGQDFYGHSNTLASTLRWDPSQGDWEEMAPLCQARSFFPLVALDGLLYALGGRDSGAALSSVETYSPKLNMWRNIVENEEG